One Thermorudis peleae genomic window, GCCGTTTTTGGCTTTACGAGTATGCTGTTGGAAGCACTCAACCAACTGAAACCCGATTATGTCGTTGTTTGCTTCGACGCAGGCCGAACCTTTCGCCATGACCAGTTCACCGCATATAAGGCACACCGGCCAGAAATGCCAGATGACCTGCGACAGCAAATGGAACGCATTCGGCAAGTCGTTGAGGCGCTTGGTATTCCCATCTTTGCTCAAGAAGGGTATGAAGCTGACGACCTCATCGGAACACTTGCCCAACAGGCTGTTGCGCAAGGTTTCGACGTCGTCATCGTGACCGGCGACAACGATCTGTTGCAACTTGTGAACGGCCATGTCCAAGCCATTTTGCCTGGACGGCAACGCTTTGGTGAATTTCGCATTTTTGACCGAGAGGCGGTGCTTGCACGCTACGGGATCCCCCCCGAACGCATCCCGGACTTTAAGGCGCTGGTTGGCGACAGTTCAGATAACATTCCTGGTATTCCAGGAATCGGCGAAAAGACGGCAACGAAGTTGCTTCAACAGTACGGCTCACTGGAGGGGATTTACGCGCACCTTGAGGCAATTACTCCACCACGGATTCGTGAAGCCCTGGCTACGCATCGCGAAACAGTATGGCAAAGTCGGGACCTTGCGACAATCGTTCGCGATGCGCCAATGACGATTGACTGGGAACAATGCCGCTTTGGTTTGTTCGACCGCAACCGCGTCCTTGAGCTTTTCCGGGAGCTTGAATTCCGGAGCCTGGTCAATCGGTTGCCGGAACCGCGACATGCTCAGCCTCAGACTGCAGCAGCGCAGCCTCCTCTTGCGCAGCACTGCCAGATTGTTTGCGATCCTGACAGTTTAGCACGGCTGCAGGAAGATATCGCCCACACGCGCGCAATCGCGCTCGATGTCGAGACAACAGCTCTCCACCCCATGTATGCTGAACTGGTCGGCATTGCACTTGCGACAAGCCCCGAGCGTAGCTACTACATTCCCCTCGCCCACGCGAGCGCCGACGCACAACTGTCACGGGACGCGGTCCACCATGCCCTGAGCCCCCACTTCACACGACCAGATCTCACCATTTACGCCCACCATGGGAAATATGACGCGCTTGTCCTGGAGCGAGCCGGTTTTGCGCGTCCGCACATCGACTTTGACACCATGATTGCCGCGTATCTCCTCGGTGAAAGCGCGCTGGGATTGAAGGAGCTTGCCTTTACCAAGCTCGGGATTGAAATGCAGCAGATTGAAGAGCTGATTGGCAAAGGGCGAGCTCAACTCACGATGGACCAAACACACATTGCACACGCCGCCCGGTATGCCTGTGCTGATGTAGAAGCGACCTATCGCCTTGTTGACGTACTGCGTCCGGCCCTCGCCGAGCAGCAGCAAGATCGCCTCTTCCATGAGATTGAATTGCCGCTGATTGACGTCCTGATCGACATGGAAAAGACGGGAGTCGCTATCGATACCGACTTTCTTGCAACACTTTCCCACCATACTGCTGGACAACTCCGCCAGCTGGAACGCCGCATTTACGATCTTGCTGGGCATCCTTTCAATATCAATTCAACCCAGCAACTCGCGCATGTGCTCTTTGAAGAACTGCGACTCCCGCGGGGACGAAGAACGAAAACAGGCTACTCGGTCAGTCAAGACGTGCTCGAAACCCTGCGCGAAAGTCATCCAATTGTCGATGCGATTCTCGAATATCGACAGCTCCTCAAACTCAAATCAACGTATATCGACGCTTTACCACGGCAGGTGCACCCGCAAACCGGTCGCGTCCATACGATCTTCCACCAAACGGTCGCCGCAACAGGCCGACTCAGTTCGTCCGACCCGAACCTGCAGAATATCCCGGTTCGGAGTGACATTGGCCAACAGGTGCGTCGAGCCTTCATCGCCGATAACCGGCCAGCGTTCCGACTCTTTGATGAACCAGCGGTATTTCTCTCGTGTGACTACTCGCAGATTGAGCTTCGCCTCATGGCGCACTTTAGCGGTGACGAAGCGCTCTTATCGGCCTTTGCGGAAGGCAAGGATATTCATGCAACCACTGCAGCCGAAGTCTTTGGGATCGACATCGAGAGTGTTACTCCGGAACTTCGCCGGATCGCGAAAGTCGTCAACTTTGGCATTCTGTACGGCATGCAAGCATTTGGGCTCGCGCGTGATACTGGCATGAGTCGAAGCGAAGCCCAGCGTTTCATTGAACGCTACTTTCAGCGGTTCCCAGGAGTAAAGCGCTATCTCGACAATGTCAAACAGCAGGCAGCCGAACGCGGATACGTCGAAACGCTCTTCGGCCGACGCCGCTATGTCCCGGATATTACGTCAAGCAATCCAAATCGACGCCAAGCAGCCGAGCGGATCGCTGTCAACATGCCACTACAGGGCACGGCTGCCGACATTATGAAGCTGGCGATGCTTCGCATTCATCGCCAGCTTCGCGAGCACGGGTTACGCAGTCGCATGGTTCTTCAAGTGCACGATGAATTGCTCTTTGAGGCACCCGAATCGGAAGTCACTCAGCTTGCATCCCTCGTCATCCGCGAGATGGAACAGGTC contains:
- the polA gene encoding DNA polymerase I gives rise to the protein MPSGRSATQRPRLLLVDGHGLAYRAFHALPDTLTTSKGEPTNAVFGFTSMLLEALNQLKPDYVVVCFDAGRTFRHDQFTAYKAHRPEMPDDLRQQMERIRQVVEALGIPIFAQEGYEADDLIGTLAQQAVAQGFDVVIVTGDNDLLQLVNGHVQAILPGRQRFGEFRIFDREAVLARYGIPPERIPDFKALVGDSSDNIPGIPGIGEKTATKLLQQYGSLEGIYAHLEAITPPRIREALATHRETVWQSRDLATIVRDAPMTIDWEQCRFGLFDRNRVLELFRELEFRSLVNRLPEPRHAQPQTAAAQPPLAQHCQIVCDPDSLARLQEDIAHTRAIALDVETTALHPMYAELVGIALATSPERSYYIPLAHASADAQLSRDAVHHALSPHFTRPDLTIYAHHGKYDALVLERAGFARPHIDFDTMIAAYLLGESALGLKELAFTKLGIEMQQIEELIGKGRAQLTMDQTHIAHAARYACADVEATYRLVDVLRPALAEQQQDRLFHEIELPLIDVLIDMEKTGVAIDTDFLATLSHHTAGQLRQLERRIYDLAGHPFNINSTQQLAHVLFEELRLPRGRRTKTGYSVSQDVLETLRESHPIVDAILEYRQLLKLKSTYIDALPRQVHPQTGRVHTIFHQTVAATGRLSSSDPNLQNIPVRSDIGQQVRRAFIADNRPAFRLFDEPAVFLSCDYSQIELRLMAHFSGDEALLSAFAEGKDIHATTAAEVFGIDIESVTPELRRIAKVVNFGILYGMQAFGLARDTGMSRSEAQRFIERYFQRFPGVKRYLDNVKQQAAERGYVETLFGRRRYVPDITSSNPNRRQAAERIAVNMPLQGTAADIMKLAMLRIHRQLREHGLRSRMVLQVHDELLFEAPESEVTQLASLVIREMEQVVTLRVPLVVEAKAGPNWADLEPLQIKLAQ